The sequence AAAACCATGCAGCTGTTAAAGTTGTTATGTAAGAGATCTCATGGACAAAGATACCAGCAGTAAAAACTCCCGCCTTATTCCTATCCTCCGCGAAGGAGTTGCAGTGATTCAGATGATTTTTTTCAAGGAAATAAAGTCTGTTGTCTTACGAAAGCACCCTGATCTGGACAGTTCAGCACAAAACATGTTCGCCGGTGCCATTACCAATGAAATATTCGGAACGCACAACACCGAGGAGAAATTCCAGCTGTTCCGGAACAGCCATCAAGGGCTCATTGAGCAGGAACTGATGAGCCTGAACAGCGAACTGCCACATATGACGGCCCCACTCTCCGACGCTTTGCGTATTCAAACGCTTTGCGACAATCAGGAAGGAATTGACTCGGCCCATGTTCTGCAACAGGCAAACAGCATTGGAATGTTAGTGGCAGATCGTGAGATTCCTTTACCATCTTCATTTATGGAGACAGTACGAACACTTGGCGCAACGCACAACCTTATTATTCCTCCCGTTGAAATTGACACGACGGAGGAACACAATTTACTGCAATAATTTTTTCATCCAGCATCCCAAGGAGAGTACAATGAGAAAAACAGTAACCAGCATGGCCTTGGCCCTTATCATGTCCCTGCTATTTCTGTTCAGCCCGCAGCAGGGTACTGCATCCGATGAATTTATTTTTGGCCTGCTCATGGTTGGACCTTCTAATGACCACGGCTGGAGCCAGGCCCATTTTGAAGCTGGAAAAGAAATTGAAAAACACATTCCCGGAAGCAGAATGATTTATATCGACAAAGTAAATCCCGCTGACCGTCCAGGTGTCACGGTACCATTTCTGGTTGATGATCTTGTTTCCAAGGGAGCGCGACTGATTATTGGAAACTCCGACGACATGACCGATGGTATTCGTGAAGCGGCCATGCTCCACCCCGATGTCAAATTTATTCATATTTCAGGTGATGATGCCCTCAACCCCAAATCTCCCGAAAATCTTTCCAACCTTATGGGGAAAATGGAATATGGACAGATGATTGCAGGATTTGCCGCAGCAATGACTACCACAACAGGAAAGATCGGTTACCTCGGGCCTCTGATCAACGATGAAACCAAACGCCTCGCCGCTGCCTGTTTTCTCGGTGCACGGTATGCCTGGACCAGTGTTCTGAAAAAAGATCCCGCTGACCTGAGTTTTAAAGTCTCCTGGATAGGTTTCTGGTTTAACATTCCAGGAGTTACCTCCGACCCAACCCAGGTTGCGAAAAACTTTTTTGACTCCGGAGCCGATGTTGTCATTTCCGGAATTGACACAACAGAAGCACTGATTGTGGCCGACCAGAAGAAAAAGGAAGGCGCGGCGGTAGCTGCTATTCCCTACGACTTTCAGGGGAGCTGTAACGCCGCGCCCAATGCCTGTCTCGGTGTCCCTTATTTTAACTGGGTTCCCGGCTATACTCACTTTATCAGCAAAGCAATCGCTGATAGCTGGAAAAAAGAGTGGCTCTGGCTTGGCCCTGAATGGACGGACATGAACAACAGCATGACCTCTTCCATCGGTTTTCAAATAGGCAAAGCCCTTTCAGGTGAAATACAGGCACAACTTGCCACCTTTGTAAAAGGACTTGGAGATGGATCCATATCTCTTTTTAGCGGCCCCCTTAATTTTCAGGACAAATCTGTCTTCTTGAAAAAAGGTGAAATCGCAACTGACATGCAAATCTGGAACCTCCCTCAACTCCTTGAAGGGATGGAAGGCGCGTCTCAATAACCCCAAAACCAACCAGAAAATATCACACAGGGAATCTTGAACCGCTGAAGCCATGACACTTCACAATTCAACATTCCCTGTCGTGTGCTTCCCCCACAAATATCCCCTGTGCTCCTATACAGCTATCCCCTCCCATGGATGTAGAATTCCAACATATCTCCAAGCATTTTGGATCAGTCAGTGCCTTAACAGACGTAAGCCTTACTGCGCATTCCGGAACCATCCATGGAATAATTGGTGAGAACGGTGCCGGTAAATCGACACTGATGAAAATCCTCACCGGCTACCAGTCAAAATCGAGCGGGACAATTCTTATTGGCGGCCAGGATGTAAAGCTTGACAATCCGAGGCAAGCAGCACGATTAGGTATTGGTATGCTCTATCAGGAACCGATGGATTTCCCACCTCTCAGCGTCCTTGAAAATTTCAGTCTTGGCACTCCAGAAAGAAAAGATCAGAAATTGCGTTTAGCCCTGCTAAGCCTTGCCACTCGTTTCGGCTTCCACCTTGACCCTGACCGCTGTGTCGGACGTTTAACCGTGGGAGAAAGACAACAGATTGAGTTGCTGCGCCTTATCCACTGTAAAACACGTATCTTGATTCTTGATGAACCAACCACAGGCATTTCGCCTGCCCAGAAAGAGGTTCTCTTTCCCGCCCTCAAGCGACTAGCTGCAGACGGCATGACTATCCTGCTCGTTTCTCACAAACTTGAAGAAGTGGCAAGCCTCTGCGATGAGTTGACAGTGCTTCGTCATGGACGAACAACTCATCACAGTGCTGCGCCCTTTTACCTCCCGGAACTTCTCACCGCCATGTTCGGAGCTATCCCTGAACAGACAGACAAGATACCCAAAAGAAGTACAGGAGAACCGATACTGGTCCTGGAAGATGTGGAAGCAGCTGGAGAACGCCTGGGACTGCAGCAGTGTAACACCATCGTAACAGAGGGTGAAGTTATTGGCCTTGCAGGACTTGACGGTGCGGGTCAATCCACATTTTTGCGTCTCGCTGCGGGGCTGACGACACCCATTGAGGGAACAGTAAAACTCTTTGGAGAAAACCTCCCCCGCACTATTAATGCCAGCCTGCAGGCCCAAAGACTGAAGACCTCTTTCATTCCTGCCGATCGTCTTGAAGAAGCACTCTTTGCAGAAATATCCATAAGTGATCATTTCAGTCTGCGAAGAAGTGGCAATACATTCTGGCACTCCACAAAAACCAGCAGAAGACTGACCCAGGAGGCCATCGCCCAATTTTCCATAAAGGGACAGGCAGAGGATGCAGCAGGAGACCTTTCCGGAGGTAACCAGCAACGTCTCCTCCTGGCCCTGCTCGACCCACAGTCACGCCTGTTACTTCTGGAAAACCCGACCAGAGGGCTCGACATCCGTTCGGGACAATGGGTATGGAACTATCTGCGCAGTGAACTGAGCCCTGAAACAACTATCATTTTTTCATCTCCTGAGCTGGACGAAATTCTCTATTACAGTGATCGTATTCTTGTTTTTCATGATGGTGATATTGTGCTGGACAGCGCTATCCTTAACACCAGTCACGATGTTATTGCTGCAGCTATGATGGGAATGCAGGAACAATGAAAAACTTAAGTGGGGCAAAGCTCACAGAACGTGCCGCTTTCGATATACTCCTTGGGAGCATCCTCGTCTTAGGGTTCACGGCACTCATACTCTTCATCACTGGAGCTCCCGTCCTTGCGGCCTTTCAAAATATCTGGCTGGGTGCCTTTGCCTCCACCACCAAAATGAGTCAGGTGCTCTCTGTCTGGATCCCTCTGATTCTTTGTGCATGCGGACTCCTCTACACCTTTAAAGTCAATCTCTGGAACATCGGTATTGAGGGGCAGATCATAATGGGTGCAATATTCGCCATGGCTGCTCTGCGGGTTCCTGGCATCGAAAGCCCGCTCCTTCGTCTCTTTCTGGCATTCCTCACATCTTTGCTTGGTGGTGGAATATGGGGGCTTCTGGCAGGACTGCTAAAAACCCGGGGTGGGGTTCATGAGATATTTGGCGGCCTTGGACTCAACTTTGTCGCCCAGGGATTTGTTCTCTGGCTTATTTTTGGTCCCTGGAAACG comes from Desulfocapsa sulfexigens DSM 10523 and encodes:
- a CDS encoding BMP family lipoprotein is translated as MRKTVTSMALALIMSLLFLFSPQQGTASDEFIFGLLMVGPSNDHGWSQAHFEAGKEIEKHIPGSRMIYIDKVNPADRPGVTVPFLVDDLVSKGARLIIGNSDDMTDGIREAAMLHPDVKFIHISGDDALNPKSPENLSNLMGKMEYGQMIAGFAAAMTTTTGKIGYLGPLINDETKRLAAACFLGARYAWTSVLKKDPADLSFKVSWIGFWFNIPGVTSDPTQVAKNFFDSGADVVISGIDTTEALIVADQKKKEGAAVAAIPYDFQGSCNAAPNACLGVPYFNWVPGYTHFISKAIADSWKKEWLWLGPEWTDMNNSMTSSIGFQIGKALSGEIQAQLATFVKGLGDGSISLFSGPLNFQDKSVFLKKGEIATDMQIWNLPQLLEGMEGASQ
- a CDS encoding ABC transporter ATP-binding protein; this encodes MDVEFQHISKHFGSVSALTDVSLTAHSGTIHGIIGENGAGKSTLMKILTGYQSKSSGTILIGGQDVKLDNPRQAARLGIGMLYQEPMDFPPLSVLENFSLGTPERKDQKLRLALLSLATRFGFHLDPDRCVGRLTVGERQQIELLRLIHCKTRILILDEPTTGISPAQKEVLFPALKRLAADGMTILLVSHKLEEVASLCDELTVLRHGRTTHHSAAPFYLPELLTAMFGAIPEQTDKIPKRSTGEPILVLEDVEAAGERLGLQQCNTIVTEGEVIGLAGLDGAGQSTFLRLAAGLTTPIEGTVKLFGENLPRTINASLQAQRLKTSFIPADRLEEALFAEISISDHFSLRRSGNTFWHSTKTSRRLTQEAIAQFSIKGQAEDAAGDLSGGNQQRLLLALLDPQSRLLLLENPTRGLDIRSGQWVWNYLRSELSPETTIIFSSPELDEILYYSDRILVFHDGDIVLDSAILNTSHDVIAAAMMGMQEQ